The Juglans regia cultivar Chandler chromosome 1, Walnut 2.0, whole genome shotgun sequence nucleotide sequence CATATGACAAGATTAATGGACAAGAAATTACAACAGAGGATGGTCAAGAGAGTTGTTGAAGGAGGGAAAGCAACTCAAAGGAAAGCAATAATGTCGTTGATAGGCAAGCTGATGCTCCCCAGGAAGCACTTCAAGTTCTTGATATTGTCTCGTGTGAATTACCTGCTATTAGGTACTGTCGAGTGGATCATTCATTTTATTCTCCTGATCTGTGTAGGAGGCAGTCACTGGGTGAGGGATTGGAGAGTTGCCGTGGTTTTTATCAAAGCATTCGTCCAACTTAGATGGGGCTGTCTCTAAATACAGACAGTTTTCATCAAAGCATGGTGTTCGATTTTGGGGAGGAGACAAACCTGAGCGGTAAGAAGAATTCCGCTCATCTTTTGCTTGATATAATGCCACTTAAAATGGTGTTTAAGCCCTTTGAGAGAGGAGGGGAAATAAAAGCCGATCACTATTTGCCAATCCATAGAGATCCTCCAACATTTGTTGAGCAAGCACCAGAACAAGAAATCCTTGTTCCGGGAATTAAGGTTGTTGATCTTCTTGCACCATACCAAAGGGGTGGTAAGATTGGTCTGTTTGGTGGTGCTGGTGTAGGAAAATTTTTGCTTAGCATGGAACTTATCAACAATGTTGCAAAAGCTCATGGTGGTTTCTCTGTGTTTGCTGGAGTTGGAGGATGCACTCGAGAGGGTAATGACTTGCATAGGGAAATGATGGAGAGTGGTGTCATTAAGCAGAGTGAAAAGGAGGTTCAAAGCAAATGTGCTCCTGTATATGGTCAAATGGAGAGTGGTGTCAGATTTTTTGTTCACTATTGGGCTGGTGTATCACCACTTCAAGTGATTTTTAAaccctttgatagaggaagacCAGGGAATGAGGGATGGGTCTTTATTGAAGAAGTTTCTTGCCTTTTTCTCCTTGAAACCATTCTTGAATTATGATATTGTCTTTGCCTTTTAGTGTTTTGGAGAATTTGTCAGTGGATCCATAGCTGATGAGCAGAGGAAGATTGTTGTTCGTAACTCATGCGGCCTTGTGGTGGGATGTATACGGCCAACACCATGGTGTCTGCTATTGAACAATGGGAATGTGTCTACCTTACAGCTCTTCGACACCTGCTGAATATCCATTGAAGTTGGATGAGTGCCATTTAGCAAGAATGCGTCCTTTGGAATTACTAAAGATGGACTTGAAACCACAAGAACTTATCACTCCAAAATTCCTACGTAATGTGATGGTTATTGTCATGGCACTAAGTGGCTCTACACATGTTGTATTACACTTGATTTCTATTGCAAGGTCTGTTGGTCTAGAACTAACTCATGACGATTTTCCAAAGGTCAGCGATGAGGTTCCATTTCTGGTAGATCTTAAGCCTAGTAGCAAATATGTCATGGAGGATGTATACAAGATTGGAGGAACACCCGCAGTCCTTTGTTACCTTGTGGAGCATTGGCTTCTGGATGGAAAATATATGACTGTCACTGGAAAAGAAGGGCTATATTTCTCTGATCCTGCACTTAGAATTGAAGGAGAAGAATCCATGTTTGTAGCTATCTCAGAGAATCCTCTCAGCTTTAAGGACAAGGTAGTTAATGTTTGCGCCACCGCTATTAACCTTGTGGACAAGAGTCTTTTGAGGGGGAGAGGAGTTCTAGTTACTGCTTCAATACATgggaaaaatataaactcagTAAATCTTTGTAGAAATCTTAGTAAAGTGTATATTGGCAATAGAAAAGAGGAATTAGTCTCAGTTGCCGAAAAAGGTATCTTTGTTAATTGAAAGTGAATTTGACTTGAAGAATATTGTAGCAGTCGCAAGAATAGTGGACAAGAAGGTTGATATTTTACTTCGGATCAACTAAGACGTGGACCCCAGGTCCATTCCTTATGTTGCTACTGGGAATAAAAACTCTAAATTTGGCATCAGAAATGAGAAGTTGCCATGGTTCTTGGATGCTGTGAAGGCACTTCCTAATGAGCTGAAACTTGTGGGAGCAACTTGCCATCTTGGATCCACCTTAGTTGGATGCTGTGAAGACACTTCCTAATGAGCTGAAACTTGTGGGAGCACCTTGCCATCTTGGATCCACCATCACCAAGGTCACTGTGCACATATTGAAAGACGCAGCTATTATTATGGTAAACTACATTGATGAAATGGGTTGGTCTTTCGGTAGAAGAAAGTAGTTGAGAAGATTCTAGCCCTTTACACACACCTTGAGGATAAGGTTCTTTTAAGGGGAGAAGATTGTTAGGAACCTGATGCAGCGCACCTTTTGGAGAAATGAGATTAAACGCACAGCTTCAATAGTCGGTGCTATACGCAGCGTTTGGCATCCTGAGAGAATTTTagcttattattttattttgtctctTTGTAATAGTCAATTGCTAGAGGTATACGTGTCAGCCTTTTATTTGTATGGTTTGTTATTCTGCATGAGCATATGAGAAGGGATTGAAGGGAGGGAGAGGTATTCTAGAGTCTTGTGAAGAACTGATCTGTGTATGGAGGTTGGAAACCCTCAAAGTTTCCCTTATCAAAGCATATGAGTCTATGAGACTCTTTATCAAACACTTTCCCTGCGTCTACTATTTCTTTTGCAAAtcactttatttcattttacagCAATCCTTATTACATTACAACAATTCCCAATCCTCTTTACATTACAATAGATTCCACAAGTTACACTGATTTACAAGGACCATTacactttctctttcttctttcttcttccgtTTTCTGTCGGTTTCTCTATTGGCCGtttatttttgtcttcttccttctctgtgTCTTAACTTCTGTGGTTTCTCTTCAGGTTTGTTCTCTGCAAGGTTGGGTTTTTTTTCTCCCGTTTTCGTTCAGGttgttttgtgggttttttttcaCTCTTGCCGTTGGTTCGCATTTTTGgttgcattttttcttttttgtttgggttGTTTTGTGGGGGTTTTTTTCCCTTGTATTGTTGGTTTGCattttttgttgcattttttgtatgatctgagttttcatgttttttttgtgcattttttgtCAATTTGTTTTTCCCACAGTCTCTTCAGGTTTGTTCTCTGgaaggtttggttttttttttttggttttcgtCCAGGTTGTTTGGTCACATTTTTggtaaaaaattgtatttgtttttatttttccccctcGTGCAGTTGGTTTGCATTTTTGTTCTCTGTAACGTTGgggttgttttggatttttttggttttttcccCCTTGTGCTGTTGTTTTTTTTGCTCCTGCTGTTGGTTCGCATTTTTTGTGGCATTTATTGCATGATCTGGGTTAgtatatttgttttgcattttttgctaatttttttttcatcatctctTCGGTTTTGTTCTCTGCAtggttgagattttttttcattgttttcttcCAGGTTGTTTGGTCGtattttttggtaaaaaattgtgttttttttttttttgcacaatcTCTTCTCTCTGCAaggttgggattttttttttttttttggcaccaGCTTCATGTGAGTCCCTATATTTTTTGTGCGGTATTTTCATCTGGTATGTTTGTTTGTGTTTTCATAATCCAATGTTGGGTATTTTGTATATTGTGGGTTTGGATTCTCTCGGTTTTTGCcattttttggtaaaaaaatatttttttatgttgttttttttatgcttttaagTGTTTGTTGGTCTTCGGAGTcttgtattttttgagttttaggatgtgtattttttttttatctttttgagAATGTCTTTTTTTCATGGGTttccatgagttttttttttttttttttaggggttTGCATGTTGcctgttttttgtatttttcttttcctcctgcCTTTATTTTAAGGTATTTTGTTTATAACAAAGATTGTGGGTTTGGATGCTCTACCAAACATTTTCTGTTTGGTTCTTTGATTTACATCTACATAATGatccagtttttgtttttggttctgtgatcaaatttttttaaatttgttctaTAGAGATTGAGTTGTGTGGAGTTTATTTTTTCAGGTATGATGCATTGTTCTATTTTTCTGTTTATATAGGGATAATTTGGCGTTTTTAGAGGGgctacatgttttttttttttttttttgggtttttgacttttctatcatttaatgttttacTTTTGTTTGTTTACATAGGGATGGTTTGGTCTTTTTAATGAGATCTCATCGATATAGCAGGGTAATCCTCTCCTGGATGACCATATTGCAGTTTGTGGTACTTTCCACAAAAGGCAACCGGGGTTCGGGTGCGGTTTTGCAGCCATTCGATGTGAATGGTTCCTTGTAGCTAAGGAATGCTTTTATTTAGTATTGTTGCGATTTGCATGCTATTTGCTTGTTGTTTTGTGTGAATATGTGAATTGGTTAGGTCTGTTACATTGGTTTGTGCTGTGATTTTGTTTGTtctaaaaaacataatttttttttttcaaattagtcATGGCtttattatataatcttttttataatacaaTATTGTAGAGTTTGTATTTGGTTGTTCATTATCTGTGATCTATAGActtgtaagaaaatataatttttcttatgatccagtgttgtatttttttttcataatgtagtgttggtttttattttttgttcaatgATTTACACATGTAATCTTGTATTTGCTTTTCTGCTGTGAAGTTGGTTTTTGTTGgtataatctattttttcttttcttatagtTCAGTCTTTATCATGTGTGGTGTTCAACATACATGTATTTCTGTTTGTTTTCTATTAACAGTGTAAGATTTGGGTTTATTTCTTCGTTTGTATGTTTCAAGATTTGGTATGTAATATATGTTCTATGGTGAATAAATATGTGGCGATAGAGGTGAATAGTAAGATTGTCGTCCTCCATGCATTCCATCCATTTTTTGGGTGTTTCGtcttttctatcattttatatttttcttttatgtccGTTTACATAGGGATGATTTGGTGTTTTTACTATACAAATGTCAAGGGGGCTGCAggttttgctcttttttttttttttttttccctcctttttTTTTGCCTTCCATGTTCTCTCTCGTTTCATTGTTGGTTGTTTATTCTTTTCCTCCTgcctttatttttactttagtATAGAAGATAActtgtaaattattttcttattgtcTTCTTTTGATGTTATGGTGACTAAGTGGTTTGGACTTTTTATTTCAGGTTGGTATCTCTTGACTTTCTCAATTTAAGCTTTGATTTGGCCTTTCTAGGAAATTTATGTTAAGTGTTTAATATTGATTTGTTTTTGGCAAGAAGTTTCTAACAATAGCATTGACagtggagttttattttaatgtttgtctttctcaaattttttgttttgtacttATTTcacgtatttttaaatttcattataacatatgattattaatttatttatagttttaggaGTGATTAAGAGTTTGAAATTTGtcaacaaatacattttttctgGCCTTTTTTTGCTGTGCAGTTGATTTTTTATGGTATAGATAgaattttttgttaacttttttttccaGGTATGATGTGGTGTTCTTTTATAATAATGtggccttttttttctttttattatgtgattctttgcttttttattgttgtaaggggttttttttttttgctgtatCATTTGTAGCTGTGTTActgttttttgctttctttgatTTGTATGTTATGATTGTTGTGTGGTTCttacaatgaaataaaaaataacatgtcATTCTgttatgaaaattaataaacatttctgatgttggagAACTTCTCAAGGCTTCACAACCTAGAATagtaaattatattcttaacaaaaaattattaattattaattattacaacacaattattttaatacttgtcATAAATATCATACAGAAACCAAAATTTTGGGCGAAAGGCAAGATAAATGTGCTTGATCTCCAGCAAATCTTTTTTCATATGTCTTGCATTAGATGTAATAAAGGAACAAACTATGATTACAatgaaaaattttcatgttaTCATTGTAAGCATATGAGCATTGCACAACCACGATATGTaccttttttttctaaacattcAGTTCACATCACTTGTTTAAAAAACTTAACATATATTTTCTATACATTCTAACAGATAACTATATTTTTGTTGATGATAGTTGTCGAGCATATGTTGAAGTTAATGATGGTAATGATGGTACATGACAGCTAGTTGTAGTAGTATTTGGCAAAATTGCAGAAAAAGCGTTGGATTATTCAGCAATTCATTTCATGAATTATACTGGCAAGGTAACATAACATTACATTTTTA carries:
- the LOC108996149 gene encoding ATP synthase subunit beta, mitochondrial-like; its protein translation is MGLSLNTDSFHQSMVFDFGEETNLSGKKNSAHLLLDIMPLKMVFKPFERGGEIKADHYLPIHRDPPTFVEQAPEQEILVPGIKVVDLLAPYQRGGKIGLFGGAGVGKFLLSMELINNVAKAHGGFSVFAGVGGCTREGNDLHREMMESGVIKQSEKEVQSKCAPVYGQMESGVRFFVHYWAGVSPLQCFGEFVSGSIADEQRKIVVRNSCGLVVGCIRPTPWCLLLNNGNVSTLQLFDTC